Proteins from a single region of Catenulispora acidiphila DSM 44928:
- a CDS encoding SAM-dependent methyltransferase has protein sequence MSEAGWTSPEVDTEVATPARMYDYYLGGKDNFPADREAAEKVLKNMPKVRAFARANRAFLGRAVRSMAAENISQFLDVGIGLPGPGGTVASALAARPDAHVVGVDNDPIVLAHARARPVNAGGGAATIVAGDLRDPAAILADPQVRAMLDFERPIGVMLIAVLHFVSDDEKPYDIVKTLMDAVAPGSYLALTHVTGDFDQERLAVSAQAYEKSTAKLTVRSAKETAAFFDGMDLLDPGVVLLPRWRPDGPVPADADDIWMYGALGRKG, from the coding sequence ATGTCTGAGGCGGGTTGGACTTCGCCGGAAGTGGACACCGAGGTCGCCACACCGGCGCGCATGTACGACTATTACTTGGGTGGCAAGGATAATTTCCCCGCCGACCGCGAGGCCGCCGAGAAGGTCCTGAAGAACATGCCGAAGGTGCGGGCGTTCGCGCGCGCCAATCGGGCGTTCCTGGGGCGCGCGGTGCGGAGCATGGCGGCGGAGAACATATCGCAGTTCCTTGATGTCGGCATCGGGTTGCCCGGGCCCGGCGGGACGGTTGCTAGCGCGCTGGCGGCGCGTCCGGACGCGCATGTCGTGGGTGTCGACAACGATCCGATCGTGTTGGCCCACGCCCGGGCCCGGCCGGTCAACGCCGGCGGCGGCGCGGCGACGATCGTGGCCGGAGACCTGCGCGACCCGGCGGCGATCCTGGCCGATCCGCAGGTGCGCGCGATGCTCGACTTCGAGCGTCCGATCGGCGTGATGCTGATCGCGGTCCTGCACTTCGTTTCCGACGACGAGAAGCCCTACGACATCGTCAAGACCCTGATGGACGCCGTCGCCCCCGGCAGCTACCTCGCCCTGACCCACGTCACCGGCGACTTCGATCAGGAACGACTCGCGGTTTCGGCGCAGGCGTATGAGAAGTCGACGGCGAAGCTCACAGTCCGCAGCGCCAAGGAGACCGCCGCCTTCTTCGACGGCATGGACCTCCTCGATCCCGGTGTGGTGCTCCTCCCGCGCTGGCGCCCCGACGGCCCGGTCCCCGCCGACGCCGACGACATCTGGATGTACGGGGCGCTCGGGCGCAAGGGCTGA
- a CDS encoding protein kinase domain-containing protein, whose protein sequence is MTEPGRVIGGRYRLVDRLGSGAFGQVWRAHDMHLGVDVAVKQVLLPMEGKGPQAAERVARAAREARNTARLRDCPNIVTVHDVHIENGAPWIVMQLVKGESLAERLSHRGPLTENNAVALARDLLRALAAAHAAGIVHRDVKPGNVLLAADGTALLADFGIAVRFDDARVTRTGTFIGSPGYVAPERVISQDAGAIGDLFSLGATLYEAVEGIPAFRADIIGSVVAGQPASMRRGGRLTALITRLLDKDPATRPDVAAALALVGDWTPPPTVEAPGSLLPSLAQDVQLGVEWVEHFAFVNERLRNDDIAASRGARTSNAVEALESIRTEIGVDQNEYLAAGGREVHAVVSVSTADSGRSAPTHAAASAAALRADRSYGAKPVPVASADGPPSVVFIADCSRSLAEPGRLAGVKAALHAGIDSLPDGARFAVIAGRADSQAVYPEDGGTEAVTKASRAAAKAAVDRLTAYGGREIGLWLSRAARLFALGSGPVRHAIIVVNGRDEGLHPSRLAMTARACTGLFTADCLGLGDDWDVHEMRLVSEQLSGTVALVAEPAALPQAVREATVGAAAKRVADVELSVWTPSGAVIRYVKQVEPVLRDLTDNRIPGDAVRTVGFPTGAWGPETRTFHICVEVAPGELGQEKLAARVQLTARGPEAVEVLGEGKIRAVWVDDETLVMRVVSKVGPYGGQSEAEVWVDPEIGDLERELAGLADELSQAEAELAEVRNLLAVFGRAHARMFAPLLAELDEIEARVAEVHAARSGRADDQRDAETARERAQQSARQADEEKVRATRAEPPRPAPTGEAKRMYRKLARRCHPDLADDESDRQRREVFMARVNDAYTRGDIGLLAQLSREWDAEGGAGTSAPPKDPGERRKLKEHLQQALSSVHNRLDRIRDELSAARESELGRIVFAPGQDAGMPAAMRRLDKMADKLKALVDERRRVLDGLVDAAAAAADAGMADERRR, encoded by the coding sequence GTGACCGAGCCAGGACGCGTGATCGGGGGACGCTACCGACTGGTCGACCGGTTGGGTTCCGGGGCGTTCGGCCAAGTGTGGCGCGCGCACGACATGCACCTCGGGGTGGATGTCGCGGTGAAGCAGGTCCTGCTGCCGATGGAGGGCAAGGGCCCGCAGGCCGCCGAGCGGGTCGCTCGAGCCGCCCGCGAGGCGCGCAACACCGCGCGGCTGCGGGACTGCCCGAACATCGTGACCGTCCACGACGTGCACATCGAGAACGGCGCGCCCTGGATCGTCATGCAGCTGGTCAAGGGCGAGAGCCTGGCCGAGCGGCTGTCGCACCGCGGACCGCTCACCGAGAACAACGCCGTGGCGCTCGCGCGCGATCTGTTACGCGCGCTGGCAGCAGCGCACGCCGCAGGGATCGTGCACAGAGATGTGAAGCCGGGAAACGTCCTCCTGGCCGCCGACGGCACCGCACTGCTCGCGGACTTCGGCATCGCCGTCCGCTTCGACGACGCGCGGGTCACGCGCACCGGGACCTTCATCGGATCGCCCGGATACGTCGCCCCCGAGCGCGTGATCTCGCAGGACGCAGGCGCCATCGGCGACCTGTTCTCCCTCGGAGCCACTCTTTATGAGGCGGTGGAAGGCATTCCCGCCTTCCGCGCCGACATCATCGGCTCGGTCGTCGCCGGACAGCCGGCCTCGATGCGCCGGGGCGGGCGGCTGACCGCTTTGATCACCCGGCTGCTCGACAAGGATCCCGCGACGCGGCCCGACGTGGCGGCGGCGCTCGCGCTGGTCGGCGACTGGACGCCGCCTCCTACGGTCGAGGCGCCCGGGTCGCTGCTGCCGTCGCTGGCGCAAGATGTCCAGCTCGGCGTGGAGTGGGTCGAGCACTTCGCGTTCGTCAACGAGCGGCTGCGTAATGACGACATCGCGGCCAGCCGTGGCGCGCGCACGTCCAACGCGGTGGAGGCGCTGGAGAGCATCCGCACCGAGATCGGCGTCGACCAGAACGAATATCTGGCGGCGGGCGGTCGCGAGGTGCACGCGGTCGTCTCGGTCAGCACTGCCGATTCCGGGCGCAGCGCTCCCACGCACGCGGCCGCCTCCGCTGCCGCGCTGCGTGCCGATCGCAGCTACGGCGCGAAGCCCGTGCCGGTGGCGAGCGCCGACGGACCGCCGTCGGTCGTCTTCATCGCCGACTGCTCGCGGTCGCTGGCCGAGCCGGGGCGGTTGGCGGGCGTCAAGGCCGCGCTGCACGCCGGGATCGACAGCCTGCCGGACGGCGCGCGGTTCGCGGTGATCGCCGGGCGCGCCGACAGCCAGGCGGTCTATCCCGAGGACGGCGGCACCGAGGCGGTGACGAAGGCTTCGCGTGCGGCGGCGAAGGCTGCCGTGGACCGGCTGACGGCCTACGGCGGCCGCGAGATCGGGCTCTGGCTCAGCCGGGCGGCGCGGTTGTTCGCGCTCGGGTCCGGACCGGTGCGGCACGCGATCATCGTCGTGAACGGCCGCGACGAGGGTCTGCATCCGTCCCGGTTGGCGATGACCGCGCGCGCCTGCACCGGGTTGTTCACCGCTGACTGCCTGGGTTTGGGCGACGATTGGGACGTCCACGAGATGCGCCTGGTCTCCGAGCAGCTGTCCGGGACGGTCGCGCTGGTCGCCGAGCCGGCGGCGCTGCCGCAGGCGGTCCGGGAGGCGACGGTCGGCGCGGCGGCGAAGCGCGTCGCAGACGTCGAACTCAGTGTGTGGACGCCGAGCGGCGCGGTGATCCGGTACGTGAAGCAGGTCGAACCGGTGCTGCGGGACCTGACCGACAACCGGATCCCCGGCGACGCCGTGCGCACCGTCGGCTTCCCGACCGGTGCGTGGGGACCGGAGACGCGGACGTTCCACATCTGCGTCGAGGTGGCGCCGGGCGAGCTCGGGCAGGAGAAGCTGGCGGCGCGCGTGCAGCTCACGGCGCGCGGTCCCGAAGCGGTGGAAGTGCTCGGCGAGGGCAAGATCCGCGCGGTGTGGGTCGACGACGAGACGCTGGTGATGCGCGTCGTGTCGAAGGTCGGTCCCTACGGCGGGCAGTCCGAGGCCGAGGTGTGGGTCGATCCCGAAATCGGGGACCTGGAACGGGAACTGGCCGGGCTCGCCGACGAGCTGTCGCAGGCCGAGGCCGAACTCGCCGAGGTGCGCAACCTGCTGGCGGTGTTCGGCCGCGCGCACGCGCGGATGTTCGCGCCGCTGCTGGCCGAACTCGACGAGATCGAGGCGCGCGTCGCCGAGGTGCACGCCGCGCGCAGCGGCCGCGCGGACGACCAGCGCGACGCCGAGACGGCCCGCGAGCGCGCGCAGCAGTCGGCGCGCCAGGCCGACGAGGAGAAGGTGCGCGCGACCCGCGCCGAGCCGCCGCGCCCGGCGCCGACCGGCGAAGCCAAGCGCATGTACCGCAAACTCGCCCGCCGCTGCCACCCCGACCTCGCCGACGACGAGTCCGACCGCCAGCGCCGCGAGGTGTTCATGGCGCGCGTGAACGACGCCTACACCCGCGGCGACATCGGGCTGCTGGCGCAACTGTCGCGCGAGTGGGACGCCGAGGGCGGCGCCGGCACGTCGGCACCGCCGAAGGACCCCGGCGAGCGGCGCAAGCTCAAGGAGCACCTGCAGCAGGCGCTGTCCTCGGTCCACAACCGGCTGGACCGCATCCGCGACGAGCTGTCGGCGGCCCGCGAATCCGAACTCGGACGCATCGTCTTCGCGCCGGGACAGGACGCGGGCATGCCGGCCGCGATGCGGCGCCTGGACAAGATGGCGGACAAGCTCAAGGCCTTGGTCGACGAACGGCGGCGGGTGCTGGACGGGTTGGTGGACGCCGCCGCGGCCGCGGCCGACGCCGGGATGGCGGACGAGCGCCGGCGGTGA
- a CDS encoding amidohydrolase, which yields MTESAATAVQTGKAAAADLMRGLEDVLPGLRDIYKDLHAHPELSFQEVRTAGIVAEHLRASGWDVTEGLGGPEGVSGTGVVGVMRGGLNGAAEGPVILLRADMDALPVREETGLPYASTAIATEADGTEVPVMHACGHDVHVTCLLGATDLLAANRDAWGGTVVAVFQPAEEVGGAPHLIEDGFLERFPRPEVCLGQHVGPAPAGLVGTRPGAVMSACDTLRVRVFGRGGHGSMPEATIDPVVIAAAIVMRLQTIVSREIAASRSAVVTVGFLHAGTRANVIADEAELGVTVRTTTPAVRDKVLAAITRVVNAEAAASGAERMPEITPLDELPLLVNDQAATEVVLDAFRRLLGADRVFVLPSTLTGSEDFGHFGSVLGVPSVFWHFGGLDLADFSEQDILSLLEDGVPATLPSNHSPKFAPAIDPTLEVGVRLMLGAASAWLAGTAAAE from the coding sequence ATGACCGAGAGCGCGGCGACCGCAGTCCAGACCGGCAAGGCGGCTGCGGCCGATTTGATGCGTGGGCTGGAAGATGTCCTGCCGGGCTTGCGCGACATCTATAAGGACCTCCACGCGCATCCTGAGCTGTCCTTTCAAGAAGTCCGGACCGCGGGCATCGTCGCGGAGCACCTGCGTGCTTCGGGGTGGGACGTCACCGAAGGACTCGGCGGTCCGGAAGGCGTCAGCGGGACCGGCGTGGTCGGCGTCATGCGCGGTGGCCTGAACGGCGCAGCTGAGGGTCCGGTGATCCTTCTGCGCGCTGACATGGACGCGCTCCCGGTGCGCGAGGAGACCGGTCTGCCCTATGCCTCGACGGCCATCGCCACCGAGGCCGACGGGACCGAGGTCCCGGTGATGCATGCCTGCGGGCACGACGTCCACGTCACCTGCCTGCTCGGCGCCACCGATCTGCTGGCGGCGAACCGCGATGCGTGGGGCGGGACGGTCGTGGCGGTCTTCCAGCCGGCCGAGGAGGTCGGCGGGGCGCCGCATCTGATCGAGGACGGTTTCCTCGAGCGCTTCCCACGCCCCGAGGTCTGTCTGGGGCAGCACGTCGGTCCGGCGCCGGCGGGGCTGGTCGGTACGCGTCCGGGCGCCGTGATGAGCGCCTGCGACACGTTGCGGGTGCGGGTGTTCGGCCGGGGCGGGCACGGGTCGATGCCGGAGGCGACCATCGACCCGGTGGTCATCGCCGCCGCGATCGTCATGCGGTTGCAGACGATCGTGTCCCGGGAGATCGCCGCGAGCCGGTCGGCTGTGGTGACCGTCGGTTTCCTGCACGCCGGGACGCGGGCCAACGTCATCGCGGACGAGGCCGAGTTGGGCGTCACCGTCCGCACCACCACGCCGGCGGTCCGGGACAAGGTGCTGGCGGCGATCACGCGGGTGGTGAACGCCGAGGCCGCCGCGTCCGGCGCCGAGCGGATGCCGGAGATCACGCCGCTGGACGAGCTGCCGTTGCTGGTGAACGATCAGGCGGCGACCGAGGTCGTGCTCGACGCGTTCCGCAGGCTGCTCGGCGCCGATCGGGTCTTCGTGCTGCCGAGCACGCTGACCGGCAGCGAGGACTTCGGGCACTTCGGCAGCGTGCTCGGCGTCCCGTCCGTGTTCTGGCACTTCGGCGGGCTGGATCTGGCCGACTTCAGCGAGCAGGACATCCTTTCCCTTTTGGAGGACGGGGTTCCGGCGACCCTTCCGAGCAACCACTCCCCGAAGTTCGCGCCCGCCATCGATCCGACGCTGGAGGTCGGGGTGCGCCTCATGCTCGGCGCCGCGTCGGCGTGGCTGGCGGGCACGGCAGCGGCGGAGTAG